In Betaproteobacteria bacterium, the genomic window GCTCATCACGCGGCCCGAGTCCGTGACCGCCGTCATCTATGGCCGGTCGGATTCCACCATCAACCGGTACGGCATCCGCATGGGCACCTCGGAGCTGTATCGCGTCGTGGAGGACTTCGCCGAGGTGGCGGATTCGCTCGTGGTGGATCTCGAGTACCTCGGGCGCGAATCGTTCATGGCCCTGTTCGTCGTCCGGGGCGCCGGCAGCCGTGCCGTGCCGCCCGAACTCAAGGGGCGGCTGCTCGATGCGATCCGCGTCAAGCTCTCGGCACGCCACGTCCCCAACGATGTGTTCGCCATCGCCGAGGTCCCGCGCACGATCTCCGGCAAGAAGATGGAAGTGCCGGTGAAGAAGATCCTGCTGGGCCATCCGGCCGAGAAGTCCGCGAATCGCGACTCCATGGCCAATCCGGCCAGCATCGACTGGTTCATTGCGTTCGCCACGTCACGGGAGAGTCAGCGCTGAGGAAGCTCCGATCGTTTCGCGGAGTCGGCAACAAGCCGGGGCCCCGTCGCCACTTTTCCCGTTGTCCTTGCCTGCCGCGACGCGAGCTGCGCAATATCGGTCCATTCCGCACGAGCGTCAGTTCATCGACAAACGAAACAACGAAAGGAGGACACGTCACATGAGGCTGAAGGGCAAGATCTCCATCATCACGGGTGCCGCGCACGGCATGGGCGAATCCACGGCACGGCGGTTTGCGCGCGAGGGCGCGGTCGTGGTCATTGCGGACGTGCTGGATGCCGAAGGCGCGAAGGTGGTCGCCGAGATCAATGCGCAAGGAGGCAAGGCGGAATACGTGCACTTGGACGTGACCCAGGAAACCGAATGGAAGTCCCTCGTCGCATCGACCGTTCAGCGGCACGGCCGGCTCGACGTCCTGGTCAACAACGCCGGCATCAGCGGCGCCGTCCCCGACCGGATGGATGTGGCGATGTTCGACCGCCTCATGAACGTCAATGCCCGCGGCACCTTTCTCGGGATCAAGTACGGCATCGAAGCGATGCTCGGGACGGGCGGAGGCAGCATCGTGAACATCTCCTCGATCTCTGGGCTGGTGGGCCAGGAATTCGTGCACATGGGCTACAACGCCGCCAAGGCCGGCATCCATCTGCTGACCAAGTCCGCTGCCTTGCAGTTCGGAAAGGACGGCATCCGCGTGAATTCGGTGCATCCGGGAATCATGGCGCCGATGCGCACGTCGGTGACGGCGGCCGATCCGGCGCTTCGCGCCAAGCTGCTGGAAACCATTCCGCTTCGCCGCGCCGGAAACGGTGACGACACGGCCAATGCCGGTGCTGTTCCTCGCGTCCGACGAGGCGTCGTACATCACCGGGACCGAACTGGTGGTGGATGGAGGATTTCTCGCGGGCTGACACCCGAAGAGCGGGCGGGCGGCGTCGCCACGGCCCGCTCGCCGATTCCATCAGCACACCCGGTACGTCTCCAGCGCCTCCCAGTCGAACTCGACGCCATGACCCGGCCGATCGGGCGCGATGGCATGGCCGTCACGCATCTGCAGCGGCTCCGCGATGAAACGGTCGAGCCCGAAGCCGTGAACTTCCAGATAGGCACCGTTGGGGACGGCCGCGAGAAGGTGCACGTGGACGTCGTGCGCACCATGGGAGGTCACAGGCAGTCCATGTGCCTCGGCGAGCCGCGCGATCTTCATCCACGGCGTGATGCCGCCGCAGGTGGTGAAGTCCGGCTCGGGGAAATCGACGCCGCCCGCACCGATGAGCGCGGTGAATTCGGCGACGGTATGCAGGTTCTCGCCCGCGGCGATGGGCACACCGCCCTGCGCTCTCAGTCTTGCGTACCCGGCGAAGTCGTCGGGACGGATGGGTTCTTCGATCCAGACCAGGCGAAAGTCGCGCAGCGCGTGGAACGCCCGCAGGGCTTCGTCGGGCCGCCACGCTTCGTTGGCATCCGTCATCAGTTCGATGTCCGGCCCGATCAGGTCGCGAACGGCGGCTACCCGTTCGACGTCCTCCCGCAGCAGAGGGCGCCCGAGGCGCATCTTCACGGACCGATATCCGGCGTCGAGACTGCGCCGCACGCCTTCCAGCAGTTGTTCCATGGGGAAGTTGAGATCGATGTTGCCCGCGTAGGCCCGGACTTCCGGCCGGTATCCTCCGAGCAGACGCCACAACGGTTCGCCGAGCGCGCGGCCACGCATATCCCACAGAGCCGAATCCACGGCGGCAAGGGCGAAGCTCACGAGGCCGCCGCGTCCCGAATAGTGATGGCTGCGCCAAAGGCGATTCCACAGCCATTCGATGCGTCGGGCATCCTCGCCCTGCAGCCTGTTCCTGAAGGCGTTCTCCACGACGGCCGTCACGGCATTGCCGTGCCCGGCGTTGAGCACGGTGTAGCCGACGCCGGAAGGGCCGGAATCCGATCCGATGCGCACGGCCACCATGTCGAACTCGCGCATGACGCCGTGGCTCGCCGCCTGTACCGGCACGGGCAGCGGAATGCGGTAAAGCAAGGTGTCGATCCGATCGATATTCACTTGGTGCGTCCCCGGAAGCCGGCTTCGATGATAGCCCTTCTCCGGGTGCGGGACTTGCTCCGGAACGGGACGCGCCACCTTTCGCACTCTTCGCACGAACCAAGGAAACGTCATGACGTCCCCCTCCTCCGCCCCCATTCCCGCCACGCTCATCGCCGGTGACGGCATCGGTCCCGAAATCATGGACGCCACACTCGCGGCGCTCGATGCTCTAGGGGCGCCTTTCGCCTGGGAAACCGCCGTTGCCGGCATGGCCGGCGTCGCCACCGCGAACGATCCCCTGCCCGAGGCGACGCTCGCGGCCATCCGCAGGAATCGCCTGGCGTTGAAGGGGCCGCTGGAAACGCCCAGCGGCGGCGGCTACCGGTCGTCCAACGTGCGGCTGCGCGAGGCGTTCAAGCTCTATGCGAACCTGCGTCCGGCCCGCACCATCGTGCCGGGTGGCCGCTTCGACGATATCGACCTCGTGCTCGTCCGCGAGAACAACGAAGGCCTCTACATGGGCTACGAGCACTACATTCCCATCGACGGCGATCCGCACGCTGTGGCCATCGCGACCGGCGTGAACACGCGCAAGGGGTCGCGCAACATCCTGCGCTTCGCGTTCGAGTACGCCATCGCGCAAGGACGCAAGAAGGTCACGGTGGTGCACAAGGCGAACATCATGAAGGCCCTCACGGGCATCTTCCTCGAGACGGCGCGGGAGATGCACGAGGCCGAGTACCGCGGCCGCATCGCCATGGACGAGGTGATCGTCGACGCATGCGCCATGAAGCTCGTTATGAACCCGTGGCAATTCGACGTGCTGGTCTCCACCAATCTCTTCGGAGACATCCTCTCGGACGAGATCGCAGGACTCATCGGCGGTCTCGGCATGGCACCGGGCGCGAACATCGGCGAGGACGCCGCCATCTTCGAGGCCGTGCACGGCTCCGCTCCGGACATCGCGGGCAAGGGCATCGCCAATCCGATCGCCCTGATGCTCGCGGCCGGGCTCATGCTGGATCACGTGAAGCGGAAGGATCTCGGCGATCGCCTGCGCACGGCGATCGACCGCGCGCTCAACACCGATGGGGTGAAGACAGGGGATCTCGGCGGAAACGCCACCACGAAGCAGTTCACCGAAGCGGTGGTGAGCCGGATCCGCAACGGCTGAGCCCGTATCGGAACAAGGCCCTCGGCTGACGGCGGTGCCCGCCGCGAGGGCGGGCGCCGTTCACTGGATGGGCGGCGGATTGCCCGAGGGTCTGGCCGCTGCCGTGCCCGGATTCGTGAAAGACTCGACGAGCTGCAACAGGTTCGTGACCTGGTAGTCCGGCAGCGTATAGGCGGACTTCGCGCCGACCATCAGCACGTAGCGGCTGTGGCCGTCGGGGGCGAGATCGCCCACCGCGTACTGTGCCACGGGCTGGGGCTGATCCTTCCGGTAGAAGAGCACGATCGTCTTCGGGGTCGCGACACCGTACTGTTCCCCGCCCGCCTTCCAGGGGCATCTCCCGTTCCAGCTTGGCCCGGGCCGTCCCGCTCAATGCCTTCGAGATGCGCTCGGACACCGCCTGATCCACGGTGTGTTCATGCGTTGCCACATTGGAGGTGTGAATGCCGTGATAGAACCAGATCCCTTGCGCATCGCGCTCGAACCGGTGGAGGGCGCCGCCGTTCAGCACTTCCACGGCCGCCAGATCGTCGGGTGCCACGGGCATCCACAACCGCGCGGCTTCCTCGTCGGCCCCCTCTTCCCCGCTGCCCCCGAACCATCCCGGAAACTCGGTGTAGACGATCGCCGCCGCGAGCAGCGCAAGGACGATCCACACGGCGAAAACCCGCGTGTGGCGGCGGGGTTGGGCTGCACTCATCGCTGCTTCCACCACACGACGATGCCGATGGCCGCCAGCAACGCCGGAATCAGCACGACCACGAGCGCGAACGTGCCCTTCATCTGCCGGTTGGTCATGTTGACCCGCGGAACATCGAAGGTGCGCGGTTCGACACCGATCAGGTTCTCCTGCGCGGCGAGGAAGTTGATCGTGTTGAGGAACAGCTTGCCGTTGCCCATGATGTGAAAGAACGAGTTCGTGGCGAAGTCGGAATCCCCGATCACGACAATGCGGGACTTGGCTTTCATGTCTTTCGCGCCGCCGGTCTTTTCCGCGGCGTCATCCTTCGAGGGTACGGGCGTATCGATGTCGTGCGCATCCGTACGCCGCGTGACCGATACCATCAAGGTCAACGGGCCATCGAGATCCTTTCCGGAGGTGTACTCCGCGCGATCCGCCGTCGTCTCGCCGAAGCTGTTCTTCGACGTGTTGGCCAGCGGAGTGGCAGACGTACCGGCCACGCGCTGAGCCGTCGGCGAAAGCGACCGGGCACCGGGGAAGAAGCTGAGCGGCAGATCGCGGGTGATCTGGTGGGGGTTGTAGTCGCTGACCGCGGGTGCGGACGGATCGGCCCAGAAGTGACTCGCCTCGTCGAGCACGATGTCGTTGTCCGCGATCACACCGAACTCCTGCAGCGCCGGTTCCAGTCCCGTCTTCACGAACGGGTCCAGCATGAACAGCACGTTGCCGGCAGCAGCGACGAATCGGCGAATGGAATCCACTTCGGCCGGGAGCAGTTCGCTCTTGGGCCCCGCGATGACCAGCACGGCACACTTCTCCAACGAGGTCGAGGCCTGCATCAGGGAGACCTTCTCGACCACGTAGTTCATCGCCTCCAGCGCGGTCCGCGCCTTCGCCATGCCGTGCTGCTCGTGGACCACCAGCTTCTGGCCCATCCCGTGCGAGTGGCCCTGTTCGCCTTCCGTGTGGTCGTGCGATTCCATGCTGAAGGGGTCGGGCTCCCCGTGACCATCGAGGAAGCAGATGCGCTGCGTGATGCCGCGGGAGATCCGCAGGATCCCGTTGGCGATCTCGGTTTCGCTGGGACCGTTCACCTGGAGCCGCCGGCCCTCGCTTTCCATGACCGCGGTACCGGCGAACTGGACGCCCATCATCCTGGCTTGAGCAGGATTGACCATGGGATCGAAGAACTCCACCTTCACCTTGTCCGAGCGGTCGGCCATCATCTGATACAACTCGACGGTCTCGCGCATCATCGGATCGTGGAAGAACGTGATCTTCACCGGCTTGTCCAGACGGCTCAGCATCGTGGCCGTCTGTGGCGAAAGGGAATAGACCTTCGCCTCGGTCATGTCGATGCGGAACGTGTACTGGTTCGTGAGGTACGCCAGCGCCACCAGCACCCCCACCAGCCCGGCCGTGTAGAGGGCGATCTCGCCCCGGCGGCGCTGGAAGAATGAGCGCATTTCGGTGCGCAGCCCGCGCAGCGCCACGACGGTGAGCGCAACGCCCGCCAGTCCTACGAGCCAGGTCCACTTGTTGGCTTCCAGCAGGATGGCGTGCAGCACCAGCGCCAGCGCGACGAGCGCGACGCCGACGACCAGCAGAACCCCGAATCGGAAGGAGCGTTCCATGCTCACCGCCTCCACTGCAGGTAGGATGCGTTGAGCGATAGCGCGATGGCGCTCACGATCAGGAAGAACGCCACACCTTCACTGCGGATGAGTCCCAGCACGAAATCGCCGAAGTGAAGCGA contains:
- a CDS encoding mandelate racemase/muconate lactonizing enzyme family protein, whose translation is MTFPWFVRRVRKVARPVPEQVPHPEKGYHRSRLPGTHQVNIDRIDTLLYRIPLPVPVQAASHGVMREFDMVAVRIGSDSGPSGVGYTVLNAGHGNAVTAVVENAFRNRLQGEDARRIEWLWNRLWRSHHYSGRGGLVSFALAAVDSALWDMRGRALGEPLWRLLGGYRPEVRAYAGNIDLNFPMEQLLEGVRRSLDAGYRSVKMRLGRPLLREDVERVAAVRDLIGPDIELMTDANEAWRPDEALRAFHALRDFRLVWIEEPIRPDDFAGYARLRAQGGVPIAAGENLHTVAEFTALIGAGGVDFPEPDFTTCGGITPWMKIARLAEAHGLPVTSHGAHDVHVHLLAAVPNGAYLEVHGFGLDRFIAEPLQMRDGHAIAPDRPGHGVEFDWEALETYRVC
- a CDS encoding NAD-dependent isocitrate dehydrogenase, with protein sequence MTSPSSAPIPATLIAGDGIGPEIMDATLAALDALGAPFAWETAVAGMAGVATANDPLPEATLAAIRRNRLALKGPLETPSGGGYRSSNVRLREAFKLYANLRPARTIVPGGRFDDIDLVLVRENNEGLYMGYEHYIPIDGDPHAVAIATGVNTRKGSRNILRFAFEYAIAQGRKKVTVVHKANIMKALTGIFLETAREMHEAEYRGRIAMDEVIVDACAMKLVMNPWQFDVLVSTNLFGDILSDEIAGLIGGLGMAPGANIGEDAAIFEAVHGSAPDIAGKGIANPIALMLAAGLMLDHVKRKDLGDRLRTAIDRALNTDGVKTGDLGGNATTKQFTEAVVSRIRNG
- a CDS encoding GldG family protein translates to MERSFRFGVLLVVGVALVALALVLHAILLEANKWTWLVGLAGVALTVVALRGLRTEMRSFFQRRRGEIALYTAGLVGVLVALAYLTNQYTFRIDMTEAKVYSLSPQTATMLSRLDKPVKITFFHDPMMRETVELYQMMADRSDKVKVEFFDPMVNPAQARMMGVQFAGTAVMESEGRRLQVNGPSETEIANGILRISRGITQRICFLDGHGEPDPFSMESHDHTEGEQGHSHGMGQKLVVHEQHGMAKARTALEAMNYVVEKVSLMQASTSLEKCAVLVIAGPKSELLPAEVDSIRRFVAAAGNVLFMLDPFVKTGLEPALQEFGVIADNDIVLDEASHFWADPSAPAVSDYNPHQITRDLPLSFFPGARSLSPTAQRVAGTSATPLANTSKNSFGETTADRAEYTSGKDLDGPLTLMVSVTRRTDAHDIDTPVPSKDDAAEKTGGAKDMKAKSRIVVIGDSDFATNSFFHIMGNGKLFLNTINFLAAQENLIGVEPRTFDVPRVNMTNRQMKGTFALVVVLIPALLAAIGIVVWWKQR